A genomic region of Gossypium hirsutum isolate 1008001.06 chromosome D01, Gossypium_hirsutum_v2.1, whole genome shotgun sequence contains the following coding sequences:
- the LOC107938944 gene encoding F-box/LRR-repeat protein 3: protein MKKQKPDNLKGFNAFNQLPQEIIFTILDLLNSNPLDIKSFSLACKSFYAAESKHRTSLKPLRQEHLPSILSRYPNIAHLHLTRCSRVSDTCLSFVSHACASSLRSIDLSRTHLFSASGLLGLALNCNNLVEIDLSNATELKDSAMAAVSQAKNLEKLWLARCKSVTDLGVGCVAVGCRKLKSICLKWCLGVGDLGVGLLAVKCNHICYLDLSYLPITSKCLSPILKLQHLEDLVLEGCFGIDDDSLAVLKHGCNSLKSLDVSTCQSISHNGLSSLVSGAVGLQQLTLAHGSPVTSSLADSLKKFSMLQSVKLDGCLISYDGLKTIGNWSASLRELSLSKCSGVTDEGLSSIVTRHKDLRKLDITCCRKITDVSISRITNSCNSLTSLRMESCTLVSREAFVLIGQRCHLLEELDLTDNEIDDKGLKYISRCSQLSNLKLGICLNVTDEGLIHIGRGCSKLLELDLYRSVEITDSGIIAIAQGCPGLEMINIAYCKDITDHSLLSLSKCSRLKTLESRGCSMITSLGLTAVAVGCKELTKLDVKKCPNIDDAGMLPLAHFSQNLRQINLSHSSVTDIGLLSLAGISCLQNITILHLKSLTPTGLAAVLLACGGLTKVKLQAEFKWLLPHRLVEHLEARGCTFQWRDKVLQVELDPKCWKLRLEDLMP, encoded by the exons ATGAAGAAACAAAAACCAGACAACCTTAAAGGCTTCAACGCCTTTAATCAGCTGCCTCAAGAGATCATCTTCACCATCCTCGACCTCCTTAACTCCAATCCTCTCGACATAAAGTCTTTCTCTTTAGCTTGCAAGTCTTTCTACGCTGCTGAATCCAAGCACCGTACCTCCCTCAAGCCCCTCCGCCAGGAACACCTCCCTTCAATCCTTTCCCGCTACCCCAACATCGCCCATCTCCATCTCACGCGCTGCTCACGTGTCTCCGACACCTGTCTCTCCTTTGTATCCCATGCATGCGCCTCCTCGCTTCGCTCCATTGATTTATCCAGAACTCATCTCTTTTCTGCTTCTGGGTTGTTGGGCTTGGCTTTGAATTGTAACAACTTGGTTGAGATTGATTTGTCCAATGCCACGGAGTTGAAAGACTCGGCTATGGCTGCCGTTTCCCAAGCTAAGAACTTGGAAAAGCTATGGCTCGCGAGGTGTAAGTCGGTTACGGATTTGGGGGTGGGATGTGTTGCTGTTGGATGCAGAAAATTGAAGTCCATTTGCTTGAAATGGTGCTTGGGGGTTGGTGATTTAGGGGTTGGTTTGCTTGCTGTTAAGTGCAACCACATTTGCTACTTGGATCTTTCTTACTTGCCT ATTACAAGTAAATGTTTATCACCTATCTTGAAATTACAACATCTAGAAGACTTGGTCCTTGAAGGATGTTTCGGCATCGATGATGACAGCCTTGCTGTCCTCAAACATGGATGCAATTCATTAAAG AGTCTTGATGTGTCAACTTGTCAGAGTATTAGTCACAATGGCTTGTCTTCCCTAGTAAGTGGTGCTGTAGGTCTGCAGCAACTTACCTTAGCCCATGGTTCACCT GTAACCTCTTCCCTTGCTGattctttgaaaaagttttctaTGTTGCAATCTGTTAAATTGGATGGTTGTCTGATTAGCTATGATGGACTGAAGACTATCGGAAACTGGAGCGCTTCATTAAGGGAATTGAGTTTAAGTAAATGCTCAGGAGTAACAGATGAAGGCCTCTCGTCCATTGTAACAAGGCATAAAGACCTAAGGAAACTAGACATTACGTGTTGCCGCAAGATAACTGATGTCTCTATTTCCCGCATCACAAATTCGTGCAACTCTCTTACTTCTCTCAGGATGGAGTCCTGTACCCTGGTTTCTAGAGAAGCCTTTGTTTTGATCGGCCAGCGGTGTCATTTGCTTGAAGAGCTTGACCTTACAGATAATGAAATTGATGATAAAG GTCTGAAGTACATATCCAGATGTTCCCAACTATCCAACTTAAAGCTAGGAATTTGCCTTAATGTAACTGATGAGGGACTTATCCATATCGGCAGGGGCTGCTCAAAACTTTTAGAGCTTGATTTATACAG GTCTGTAGAAATAACAGATTCGGGCATTATAGCAATTGCACAAGGTTGCCCTGGCCTTGAAATGATTAATATAGCTTACTGCAAAGATATTACCGATCATTCCTTGCTATCTTTATCCAAATGCTCACGGTTAAAGACGCTTGAAAGTCGAGGGTGTTCTATGATAACATCTTTAGGACTAACAGCTGTTGCTGTGGGATGCAAGGAACTTACCAAGCTAGACGTAAAGAAGTGTCCTAATATTGATGATGCAGGAATGCTTCCACTTGctcatttttctcaaaacctTCGACAA ATTAATTTGTCCCATAGCTCGGTTACGGACATAGGATTGTTGTCACTGGCTGGCATTAGCTGCCTACAGAACATAACAATCTTGCACTTAAAAAGTTTGACTCCTACTGGACTAGCCGCTGTCTTGCTGGCATGTGGAGGGTTGACAAAAGTGAAACTTCAGGCAGAGTTTAAATGGCTGCTACCCCATCGACTTGTTGAACATTTGGAAGCACGCGGTTGTACTTTTCAATGGAGAGATAAAGTGCTTCAG GTGGAATTAGATCCCAAGTGTTGGAAATTACGGTTGGAAGATCTAATGCCGTAG